The Pantoea vagans genome includes a window with the following:
- a CDS encoding bifunctional diguanylate cyclase/phosphodiesterase, which produces MNNNSDVMYRLLVQSVVDYAIYMLKPDGTVANWNAGAQRAKGYTPDEIVGKNFALFYSEEDRKNGAPQRGLSVATAVGRFETEGWRYRKDGSAFWAHVVIDAIRDDYGELLGFAKITRDCTAQQELQRKQREQEQRFRLLVEGVTDYAIYMLDLDGNVENWNAGAQRAKGYVAEEIVGQHFSRFYSAQDRKNHIPEKNLSTAFKTGRFEDEGWRYRKDGSAFWAHVIIDAIRDDSGKLIGYAKITRDCTEQRELQRKQREYEKTFRLLVEGVTDYAIYMLDLQGRVVNWNAGAQRAKGYVSDEIVGQHFSVFYGSQERLANTPEANLGIALKTGRFEDEGWRYRKDGSAFWAHVVIDAIHDEEGKMIGFAKITRDVTERRENEQQLLRARDLAQAQSAKMSELSTFLDTVIANIPSCVIVEDAISREILMVNDKAEQLFGISKHLIMHKRPHECMSAEQSDYFNSLADIALRSEGIHSREQLLLTAGGERILHTRATTISGNDMRQNYVMLIVEDVTDQREADARIHHMAHHDTLTSLPNRVLFRQKLSEALRVDNQHHSLSATLCLDLDNFKNVNDALGHQIGDDLLRVVAKRLRSALRDQDTLARIGGDEFAIVLPNINNAQEAAVVAQRLIEAIRPPVNVEGHNLSVGLSVGIALTSQTTNTPEHMLRCADMALYEAKRNGRNRFEHFTLEMDDLARSRRVIENDLRDAITGRQLKLYYQPITNEEGIIGYEALMRWHHPIKGLIMPNDFIPIAEETGLIHMLGAYALYEACREAQSWGTDQSVSVNLSPLQFKNSSLVSVVEGALRESGLAPHRLEVEITESVLLDDTLGNIRTLQSLKAIGVQIALDDFGTGYSSLSYLRSFPFDKIKIDKSFINDMGDSREAMAIIRAITGMSRSLDIQITAEGVESSEQFAKLREEGCTLFQGYYFGRPQPSELRLKELE; this is translated from the coding sequence CGGCAAAAACTTTGCGCTGTTTTACAGCGAAGAAGATCGTAAAAACGGTGCACCGCAGCGTGGGCTTTCCGTCGCGACAGCGGTGGGGCGCTTCGAGACGGAAGGTTGGCGCTATCGCAAAGATGGCAGCGCTTTCTGGGCACATGTGGTGATCGATGCGATTCGTGACGACTACGGCGAGCTGCTTGGCTTTGCCAAAATCACTCGCGACTGTACCGCACAGCAGGAGCTACAGCGTAAGCAGCGTGAGCAGGAGCAGCGTTTCCGTTTATTAGTTGAAGGCGTAACGGACTACGCCATCTACATGCTTGATCTCGACGGTAATGTCGAAAACTGGAATGCCGGCGCGCAGCGTGCCAAAGGCTATGTGGCTGAAGAGATCGTCGGCCAGCACTTCTCGCGCTTCTACAGCGCGCAGGACCGCAAAAATCATATCCCAGAAAAAAACCTCAGCACCGCTTTCAAAACCGGACGTTTTGAAGACGAAGGCTGGCGTTATCGCAAAGATGGCAGTGCGTTTTGGGCGCATGTCATTATTGATGCCATTCGTGATGATTCAGGCAAGCTGATTGGCTATGCCAAAATCACCCGCGACTGCACCGAACAGCGTGAGCTTCAGCGTAAACAGCGTGAGTATGAGAAAACCTTCCGTCTGCTGGTGGAAGGCGTCACTGACTACGCCATCTACATGCTGGATTTGCAAGGCCGCGTAGTGAACTGGAACGCCGGTGCACAGCGTGCCAAAGGCTATGTCTCCGATGAAATTGTGGGTCAGCATTTCTCCGTGTTCTACGGTTCGCAGGAGCGCTTGGCCAATACGCCGGAAGCTAATCTCGGTATCGCACTGAAAACCGGTCGCTTCGAGGATGAGGGCTGGCGCTATCGTAAAGACGGCTCCGCGTTTTGGGCTCATGTGGTGATCGACGCGATTCACGACGAAGAGGGCAAGATGATTGGCTTTGCCAAAATCACCCGAGACGTCACAGAACGCCGTGAGAACGAACAGCAACTGCTGCGGGCGCGGGATTTGGCGCAGGCGCAGAGTGCCAAAATGTCTGAGCTTTCTACCTTCCTCGACACTGTCATCGCCAATATCCCGTCGTGCGTGATTGTCGAAGATGCCATCAGTCGCGAAATCCTGATGGTCAACGACAAAGCTGAGCAGCTGTTTGGCATCAGCAAACATCTGATCATGCACAAACGCCCGCATGAGTGTATGTCAGCGGAGCAGAGCGATTACTTCAACAGTCTGGCGGATATCGCGCTGCGCAGTGAAGGTATCCACTCGCGTGAGCAACTGCTGCTGACGGCGGGCGGGGAGCGCATTCTGCATACCCGCGCCACCACCATCAGCGGCAATGATATGCGACAGAATTACGTAATGCTGATTGTGGAAGACGTCACAGATCAGCGTGAAGCGGATGCGCGCATTCATCACATGGCGCATCACGATACGCTTACCAGCTTGCCAAACCGTGTACTGTTCCGGCAGAAATTGAGCGAAGCGTTGCGCGTGGATAATCAGCACCATTCGCTGAGTGCCACGCTGTGCCTTGATCTCGATAACTTCAAGAACGTCAACGATGCGCTGGGTCACCAGATTGGTGATGACCTGCTGCGGGTGGTGGCGAAGCGTCTGCGCAGTGCGCTGCGCGATCAGGACACGCTGGCCCGTATTGGCGGCGATGAGTTTGCCATCGTGCTGCCGAATATCAACAACGCCCAGGAAGCGGCGGTGGTGGCACAGCGCCTGATTGAAGCGATCCGTCCACCGGTCAACGTGGAAGGGCACAACCTGTCGGTTGGCTTGAGCGTCGGCATTGCCCTGACCTCGCAAACCACTAACACGCCGGAGCACATGCTACGCTGCGCGGATATGGCGCTGTACGAAGCCAAACGTAATGGTCGTAACCGCTTTGAGCACTTCACGCTGGAGATGGATGACCTGGCGCGTAGTCGTCGTGTGATTGAAAACGATCTGCGTGATGCGATTACCGGTCGTCAGCTCAAGCTTTACTATCAGCCGATCACCAATGAAGAAGGCATTATCGGTTATGAAGCGCTGATGCGTTGGCATCATCCGATCAAAGGATTGATCATGCCGAATGACTTTATTCCGATTGCCGAAGAGACCGGGCTGATTCATATGCTCGGCGCGTATGCGCTGTATGAAGCCTGCCGCGAGGCGCAGAGTTGGGGCACAGACCAGTCGGTGTCCGTCAACCTGTCGCCGCTGCAGTTCAAGAACAGCTCTCTGGTGTCGGTGGTGGAAGGCGCGCTGCGAGAGTCCGGTCTGGCACCGCATCGTCTGGAAGTTGAGATCACCGAATCGGTGTTACTCGACGATACGCTGGGTAATATCCGCACCTTGCAAAGCCTGAAAGCGATTGGCGTGCAGATCGCGTTGGATGACTTCGGCACCGGTTACTCATCGCTGAGCTATCTGCGTTCGTTCCCGTTCGACAAGATCAAAATCGACAAGTCGTTTATCAATGATATGGGTGACAGCCGTGAAGCCATGGCGATCATCCGTGCCATTACCGGCATGAGTCGTAGCCTGGACATTCAGATTACGGCAGAAGGCGTAGAGAGCAGCGAGCAGTTCGCGAAGCTGCGTGAAGAGGGTTGTACCTTGTTCCAGGGATACTATTTTGGTCGCCCACAGCCGTCCGAATTGCGTTTGAAAGAGTTGGAGTAA
- a CDS encoding DDE-type integrase/transposase/recombinase, with protein MPWTETVTMQRLHFILACQAGDKSMTELCHLHGISRKTGYKWLKRFNAEELSSVENRSRARLTQPEKIPPDIAEQLVLFRQQHPDWGPKKIRHWFLNNNADFIVPAASTIGDLLKEEGLVSPRIRRKRTPGNLNELTDANRNNHVWSADFKGRFRLKDGSWCRPFTLTDNHSRYLLCCEPGTSETTTFVRGCMEAAFREGGLPDIIRTDNGSPFVAPGILALTQWSVWLMKLGIKTERTTPGCPGQNARHERMHLSMKTAMSHHDVFGSLSEQRVWCNGWRNEFNQEKPHEAHGQVPPAKIWVPSPRSWDGKVPEVNYPEGAKLYKVGEKGDLSLNGRTFLSSALRGEYVRFLEVDDGVDVILFDRVILAYYDRAERSIIRID; from the coding sequence ATGCCCTGGACTGAGACTGTTACCATGCAACGCCTTCACTTCATCCTCGCCTGCCAGGCAGGCGATAAATCCATGACCGAGCTTTGCCACCTTCACGGCATTAGTCGAAAAACCGGTTATAAATGGCTTAAGCGTTTTAATGCTGAAGAGCTCTCCTCTGTTGAAAATCGCTCCCGTGCCCGTCTCACGCAGCCAGAAAAAATCCCTCCGGATATCGCCGAACAACTCGTCCTCTTTCGCCAGCAGCATCCCGACTGGGGGCCTAAAAAAATTCGCCACTGGTTCCTCAATAACAACGCTGACTTCATTGTTCCCGCGGCCAGCACGATAGGGGACCTTTTGAAAGAAGAAGGGCTGGTGTCTCCACGGATAAGGCGCAAGCGTACGCCGGGAAATCTGAACGAACTCACCGATGCGAACAGAAACAATCACGTCTGGAGCGCTGACTTTAAGGGCCGCTTTCGCCTGAAAGACGGCAGCTGGTGCCGCCCGTTCACCCTCACCGACAACCACAGCCGCTACCTCCTGTGCTGTGAGCCCGGCACGTCAGAGACTACGACATTCGTGCGTGGCTGTATGGAAGCCGCCTTCCGCGAAGGTGGACTCCCCGACATTATCCGCACCGATAACGGCTCTCCCTTCGTCGCGCCGGGCATCCTGGCGCTGACACAGTGGAGCGTGTGGCTGATGAAGTTGGGTATTAAAACAGAAAGAACCACGCCGGGATGTCCGGGGCAAAATGCCCGTCACGAGCGCATGCATCTCTCGATGAAAACCGCGATGAGCCACCATGATGTATTTGGCTCGCTGTCGGAACAACGGGTGTGGTGTAACGGATGGCGTAATGAGTTCAATCAGGAAAAGCCGCATGAGGCTCATGGACAGGTACCGCCCGCAAAAATATGGGTGCCCTCACCGCGAAGTTGGGATGGAAAAGTGCCTGAGGTGAACTATCCGGAGGGGGCAAAGCTATATAAAGTCGGAGAAAAAGGTGACCTGAGCCTGAACGGGCGCACGTTCCTGAGTTCGGCATTACGGGGTGAGTATGTGAGGTTCCTGGAAGTGGATGACGGAGTTGACGTCATCCTCTTCGACAGGGTGATACTGGCGTATTATGACCGGGCAGAAAGAAGTATTATTCGAATCGACTGA
- the ftnA gene encoding non-heme ferritin gives MLTAEMTSRLNDQLNLEFFSANLYLQMSAWCSDKGFEGAASFLKMHSREEMEHMQRLFDYVSDAGSLPVLGSIAAPAVSWNSLNDVLEEALKHEQLITQRINDLVHTALMSQDYSTFNFLQWYVAEQHEEEKLFKTVLDKLALVGNKGEGLFLVDKDLGRMNVEGHGQS, from the coding sequence ATGTTAACTGCTGAAATGACCTCTCGCCTGAACGACCAACTGAACCTGGAATTCTTCTCAGCCAACCTGTATCTGCAGATGAGCGCATGGTGCAGCGACAAAGGCTTTGAAGGTGCTGCTTCTTTCCTGAAGATGCACTCTCGTGAAGAGATGGAACACATGCAGCGCCTGTTCGATTACGTCAGCGATGCCGGTTCACTGCCGGTGCTGGGCAGCATTGCCGCGCCTGCCGTTAGCTGGAACTCACTGAATGACGTGCTGGAAGAAGCGCTGAAGCATGAGCAGCTGATCACCCAGCGCATCAACGATCTGGTGCACACCGCGTTGATGTCTCAAGACTACTCAACCTTCAACTTCCTGCAGTGGTATGTGGCTGAGCAGCACGAAGAAGAGAAGCTGTTCAAAACCGTACTGGATAAACTGGCACTGGTCGGCAATAAAGGCGAAGGCCTGTTCCTGGTCGATAAAGACCTGGGCCGCATGAACGTGGAAGGCCACGGCCAGTCATAA
- a CDS encoding M20 peptidase aminoacylase family protein, with protein MSNVLDHYHYLHEIPELGFEEFKTSAYIAEQLEQAGIKVTRGINNTTGIVAEIDSGVPGPVLALRADMDALGHIINGVACARHTCGHDGHSSVVLTAAQELLKEGAIKKGKLKLLFQPAEELGAGALAMIEGGAMDDVEMILGFHVRPLEECHVGQATPAVIYSACSTLEATIKGVPAHAARPHLGVNALDAAVQAVQAVNSIHLAPGLTWSVKATRFLCDAGVTNSVPDEARVVWDLRSQENAPMDVLKDKVTKAIQHSVAALGATAEVVVLKEMPAAEIHEDATAVIRAAIVDVLGEEGLLDTKTTPGSEDFFYYPVKRPQVKAGFWGLGTNLVPGLHHPDMRFELSSLEIGVKIFKAAVVRVLG; from the coding sequence GTGTCGAACGTATTAGATCATTACCATTACCTGCATGAAATCCCGGAACTGGGATTTGAAGAATTCAAAACTTCCGCCTATATCGCCGAACAGCTGGAGCAAGCCGGGATCAAGGTGACGCGCGGCATTAACAACACCACCGGCATCGTGGCGGAAATTGATAGCGGCGTGCCGGGTCCGGTGCTGGCGTTGCGCGCGGACATGGACGCGCTGGGTCATATCATTAACGGTGTCGCGTGTGCACGTCATACCTGTGGCCATGATGGGCACTCTTCGGTGGTGCTGACCGCAGCGCAGGAACTGCTGAAAGAGGGCGCAATCAAAAAGGGCAAACTTAAGCTGCTGTTCCAGCCCGCTGAAGAGTTGGGTGCCGGTGCGCTGGCGATGATTGAAGGCGGCGCGATGGATGACGTGGAGATGATTCTCGGCTTCCACGTCCGCCCACTGGAAGAGTGCCATGTTGGTCAGGCGACACCCGCCGTGATCTACTCAGCCTGTAGCACGCTGGAAGCTACTATCAAAGGCGTTCCCGCCCATGCGGCACGTCCCCATTTAGGGGTGAATGCGTTAGACGCTGCCGTACAAGCGGTGCAGGCCGTCAACAGCATTCATCTCGCTCCGGGTTTGACCTGGAGTGTCAAGGCAACGCGTTTCCTGTGCGATGCTGGCGTCACCAACTCGGTGCCGGATGAAGCGCGCGTGGTGTGGGACCTGCGTTCACAGGAGAACGCGCCAATGGATGTGCTCAAGGATAAAGTCACCAAGGCGATTCAACACAGCGTGGCCGCGCTGGGTGCCACTGCTGAAGTGGTGGTGTTGAAAGAGATGCCAGCGGCTGAGATCCATGAAGACGCTACGGCGGTAATTCGTGCGGCGATTGTCGATGTGCTGGGTGAGGAAGGATTGCTGGATACCAAAACCACCCCAGGCAGCGAAGATTTCTTCTACTACCCGGTGAAGCGCCCGCAGGTGAAAGCCGGCTTCTGGGGCCTGGGAACCAATCTGGTGCCGGGCCTGCATCATCCTGATATGCGCTTTGAGCTGAGTTCGCTGGAGATCGGGGTGAAGATCTTTAAAGCGGCAGTGGTGCGTGTTTTAGGCTGA
- the prfC gene encoding peptide chain release factor 3, with protein sequence MSIAPFLEEVARRRTFAIISHPDAGKTTITEKVLLFGQAIQTAGTVKGRGSSQHAKSDWMEMEKQRGISITTSVMQFPYRDSLVNLLDTPGHEDFSEDTYRTLTAVDCCLMVIDAAKGVEDRTRKLMEVTRLRDTPIITFMNKLDRDIRDPMELLDEVESELKIACAPITWPIGCGKLFKGVYHLYKDETYLYQTGKGHTIQDVRIVKGLANPDLDAAVGEDLAQQLRDELELVQGASHEFDQDLFLSGEITPVFFGTALGNFGVDHMLDGLVAWAPTPMPRQSDSRLVEAKEEKFSGFVFKIQANMDPKHRDRVAFMRVVSGKYEKGMKLRQVRTGKDVVISDALTFMAGDRSHVEEAYPGDIIGLHNHGTIQIGDTFTQGENMKFTGIPNFAPELFRRIRLRDPLKQKQLLKGLVQLSEEGAVQVFRPVHNNDLIVGAVGVLQFEVVVARLKSEYNVEAIYEAINVSTARWVECKDAKKFDDFQRKNEVNLALDGGDNLTYIAPTMVNLNITQERYPDVTFRKTREH encoded by the coding sequence ATGTCTATTGCTCCCTTTTTAGAAGAAGTGGCGCGCCGTCGTACGTTTGCGATCATCTCGCACCCGGATGCTGGTAAAACCACAATTACCGAAAAAGTGCTGCTGTTCGGGCAGGCGATCCAAACCGCCGGTACCGTAAAAGGCCGCGGCTCCAGCCAACATGCGAAATCCGACTGGATGGAGATGGAGAAACAACGTGGTATCTCCATCACCACCTCCGTGATGCAGTTCCCGTATCGCGATAGCCTCGTTAACCTGCTGGATACCCCAGGACACGAAGACTTCTCGGAAGATACCTACCGCACCCTGACGGCGGTGGACTGCTGTTTGATGGTGATCGACGCTGCAAAAGGTGTTGAAGATCGTACCCGTAAGCTGATGGAAGTGACCCGTCTGCGCGATACGCCAATCATCACCTTTATGAACAAACTTGACCGTGATATCCGCGATCCGATGGAGTTGCTGGATGAGGTGGAAAGCGAGCTGAAAATTGCCTGCGCGCCTATCACCTGGCCAATTGGTTGCGGCAAGCTGTTCAAGGGGGTGTATCACCTCTACAAAGATGAAACTTACCTGTATCAGACCGGTAAAGGCCACACCATTCAGGATGTGCGCATTGTTAAAGGTCTGGCGAACCCCGATCTGGATGCGGCAGTCGGTGAAGATCTGGCGCAGCAGCTGCGTGATGAGCTGGAACTGGTGCAGGGCGCTTCACACGAATTCGATCAGGATCTGTTCCTGAGCGGCGAAATTACCCCGGTGTTCTTCGGTACCGCATTGGGTAACTTTGGCGTTGACCACATGCTCGATGGCTTAGTGGCCTGGGCACCTACGCCGATGCCGCGTCAGTCAGATTCGCGTCTGGTTGAAGCGAAGGAAGAGAAGTTCAGCGGATTCGTGTTCAAGATTCAGGCCAACATGGACCCGAAACACCGTGACCGCGTGGCCTTCATGCGCGTGGTGTCGGGCAAGTACGAGAAAGGCATGAAACTGCGCCAGGTGCGTACCGGCAAAGACGTGGTGATTTCCGATGCGCTGACCTTTATGGCGGGTGACCGTTCGCACGTCGAAGAAGCCTATCCGGGTGACATCATCGGTTTGCATAACCATGGCACCATCCAGATCGGTGACACCTTTACTCAGGGTGAAAACATGAAGTTCACCGGTATTCCGAACTTCGCCCCAGAGCTGTTCCGTCGTATCCGTTTGCGCGATCCACTGAAGCAGAAACAGCTGCTGAAAGGGCTGGTTCAGCTGTCGGAAGAGGGCGCAGTGCAGGTGTTCCGTCCAGTGCACAACAACGACCTGATTGTTGGTGCAGTAGGTGTGCTGCAGTTTGAAGTGGTGGTGGCGCGCCTGAAAAGCGAATACAACGTTGAAGCGATTTATGAAGCCATCAACGTCTCGACTGCACGTTGGGTCGAGTGCAAAGACGCGAAGAAATTCGATGATTTCCAGCGTAAAAATGAAGTGAATCTGGCGCTGGATGGCGGTGACAACCTCACCTACATCGCCCCGACCATGGTTAACCTCAATATCACCCAGGAACGCTATCCTGACGTGACCTTCCGCAAGACGCGCGAACACTGA
- the osmY gene encoding molecular chaperone OsmY translates to MNKTKIAKTLIAALASSVLLSGAAFAADTSSTGSKIDSSMKKVDGFMDDSGITAKAKAALVDDEAIKSTDISVKTHQGVVTLSGFVASQDQAEKAVALVQKVEGVKSVSDKLHVKDSKETTLKGYAGDTATTSEIKAKLLADDIVPSRNVKVETNDGVVQLSGNVATQAQSDRAEKIAKAIEGVKSVKNDLKVKS, encoded by the coding sequence ATGAATAAGACTAAGATTGCTAAAACCCTGATTGCTGCGCTGGCCAGTTCTGTCTTGCTGAGCGGTGCTGCGTTTGCTGCAGATACCAGCAGCACGGGTTCCAAAATCGATAGTTCTATGAAAAAAGTCGATGGTTTTATGGATGACAGCGGCATCACTGCCAAAGCCAAAGCGGCGCTGGTGGATGATGAAGCGATTAAAAGCACGGATATCTCAGTAAAAACGCATCAGGGCGTGGTCACGCTGAGCGGTTTTGTCGCCTCGCAGGATCAGGCAGAAAAAGCCGTGGCGCTGGTGCAAAAAGTTGAGGGTGTGAAATCCGTCAGTGACAAACTACACGTTAAAGACAGCAAAGAAACCACGCTGAAGGGTTACGCGGGTGATACCGCCACCACCAGCGAAATCAAAGCTAAGCTTTTAGCAGATGACATTGTGCCATCGCGCAACGTGAAAGTGGAAACTAACGATGGCGTGGTGCAGTTATCAGGGAATGTGGCAACCCAGGCACAGTCTGATCGTGCTGAGAAAATTGCCAAAGCCATTGAAGGCGTGAAAAGCGTGAAGAATGACCTGAAAGTGAAATCTTAA
- a CDS encoding DUF1328 domain-containing protein produces the protein MFRWGIIFLVIALIAAALGFGGLAGTAAWAAKIVFIVGIILFLISLFTGRKRP, from the coding sequence ATGTTTCGTTGGGGTATTATCTTTCTGGTCATCGCTCTGATTGCTGCAGCATTAGGTTTCGGCGGTCTGGCGGGTACGGCAGCATGGGCAGCTAAAATTGTCTTCATCGTCGGTATTATTCTGTTCCTCATCAGCCTGTTTACTGGGCGTAAACGACCCTGA
- a CDS encoding patatin-like phospholipase family protein has translation MGIRIPVSLDTFEPLALTPFKSNKIALVCEGGGQRGIFTAGVLDEFQRAGFNPFQLMLGTSAGAQNLSAFVCAQPGYARRVITRYTTSKLFFDPLRFVRGGHLIDLDWLVDITKQEFPLALDTAQGLFAKGSEFYMCACRGDDYSAEYFNPTHTTWHDIIKASSAIPGFYRSGVEMNGISYLDGGISDAIPVREAARRGADTIVVIRTVPSQMSYTPKWFKRMERWLGDSALQPMINILHHHEESYREIQQFIDQPPGDLRIIEIYPPKPLASMALGSRLASLNQDYHLGRRSGRYFLATLGQWLSDAEPILRVTPPAAVANAPDNRAVHTPLLADNDADFDAGSLA, from the coding sequence TTGGGAATACGCATCCCGGTGTCACTGGACACCTTTGAGCCTTTGGCGCTCACCCCATTCAAATCCAACAAAATCGCCCTGGTCTGCGAAGGCGGCGGTCAACGCGGCATCTTCACCGCAGGCGTGCTGGACGAGTTTCAGCGTGCGGGATTTAACCCCTTCCAATTGATGTTAGGCACCTCGGCAGGCGCCCAAAACCTGTCAGCGTTTGTCTGCGCGCAGCCTGGCTATGCTCGCCGCGTGATTACCCGTTACACCACCAGCAAACTGTTTTTTGATCCGCTGCGCTTTGTACGCGGTGGTCATCTGATCGATCTCGACTGGCTGGTGGACATCACCAAACAAGAGTTTCCACTGGCGCTGGACACGGCTCAAGGTCTGTTTGCCAAGGGCAGCGAGTTTTACATGTGTGCCTGTCGTGGCGACGATTACTCGGCTGAGTATTTCAATCCGACTCACACCACATGGCACGACATTATTAAAGCCTCCAGCGCAATCCCTGGATTTTACCGCAGCGGCGTGGAGATGAACGGCATCAGTTATCTGGATGGGGGCATCAGTGATGCGATCCCGGTGCGCGAAGCGGCCCGGCGTGGCGCGGACACCATTGTGGTGATCCGCACGGTGCCTTCACAGATGTCCTATACGCCGAAATGGTTTAAACGCATGGAGCGCTGGCTGGGCGACAGTGCGCTGCAGCCGATGATTAACATCCTGCATCACCACGAAGAGAGCTACCGTGAGATTCAGCAATTCATCGATCAGCCACCGGGCGATCTGCGTATTATCGAGATCTATCCGCCTAAACCGCTGGCCAGTATGGCGCTGGGCAGCCGTCTCGCCTCGCTCAATCAGGATTATCATCTGGGCCGCCGCAGTGGTCGCTATTTCCTCGCTACCCTCGGCCAGTGGTTGAGCGATGCCGAACCGATCCTGCGCGTGACGCCTCCGGCCGCAGTGGCGAATGCCCCCGATAATCGTGCCGTGCATACGCCATTGCTGGCGGATAACGATGCAGACTTTGATGCAGGGTCGCTGGCATGA
- a CDS encoding TatD family hydrolase, which yields MRFIDTHCHFDFPPFVNDAAGSIDRAAQSAVERIIVPSVDASRFALVTQLAQQHDALYAALGLHPINIAVHTDAHLDELDRWLQTPDPKRVAIGEIGLDLYMDDAQFSKQTHLLDAQLKLAKQYDLPVILHSRRTHDQLALHLRRHNLARCGVVHGFAGSQQQAERFIQLGYAIGVGGTITYERASKTRNTIASLPLSSLLLETDAPDMPLQGFQGQPNRPERARNVFDVLCELRSEPPEIIAEALWQNSLRVFALPD from the coding sequence ATGAGATTTATCGATACCCACTGCCATTTTGATTTTCCCCCTTTTGTCAATGACGCAGCGGGCAGCATCGATCGGGCGGCGCAGTCGGCGGTGGAACGGATTATTGTGCCAAGCGTCGATGCCAGTCGATTCGCTTTGGTCACTCAACTGGCGCAGCAACATGACGCGCTGTATGCCGCGTTGGGCTTACATCCGATCAATATCGCCGTGCATACCGATGCGCATCTGGATGAGCTGGATCGCTGGCTGCAAACGCCCGATCCTAAACGGGTGGCGATCGGCGAGATCGGTCTCGATCTCTATATGGATGATGCGCAGTTCAGCAAACAAACGCATCTGCTGGATGCGCAGTTAAAATTAGCGAAGCAGTATGACTTGCCGGTGATCCTGCACTCACGGCGTACGCACGATCAGTTAGCGTTGCATTTGCGCCGTCACAACTTAGCGCGCTGCGGTGTGGTTCACGGCTTTGCCGGGAGCCAGCAGCAGGCCGAGCGTTTTATTCAGCTCGGCTATGCCATTGGCGTTGGCGGCACCATCACATACGAGCGGGCCAGTAAAACCCGCAATACTATCGCCAGTTTACCGCTGTCATCGCTGTTGCTGGAGACCGATGCGCCAGATATGCCGCTGCAAGGTTTTCAGGGCCAGCCTAATCGTCCTGAAAGGGCGCGTAACGTATTTGATGTGCTGTGCGAGCTGCGCAGCGAGCCGCCTGAAATCATCGCTGAAGCCCTGTGGCAAAACAGCCTGCGCGTGTTTGCACTCCCCGACTGA
- the deoC gene encoding deoxyribose-phosphate aldolase, whose protein sequence is MTDLNAAAQRALQLMDLTTLNEDDTDEKVIALCRQAKSPAGNTAAICIYPRFIPAARKALREQGTPEIQIATVTNFPHGNDDIDIALAETRAAIAYGADEVDVVFPYRALIAGNREIGFELVKACKEACAAANVLLKVIIETGELKEEALIRAASEIAIDAGADFIKTSTGKVPVNATPEVAAIMMQVIRDKGVKQQVGFKPAGGVRTAEDAAIYLELADDILGEGWADARHFRFGASSLLASLLNTLGHATATSKTGY, encoded by the coding sequence ATGACCGATCTCAACGCTGCTGCACAACGTGCACTGCAACTGATGGACTTAACCACGCTGAATGAAGACGATACGGATGAGAAGGTGATCGCACTGTGTCGTCAGGCGAAATCGCCAGCCGGTAACACCGCGGCTATCTGCATCTATCCACGCTTTATTCCGGCGGCGCGTAAAGCACTGCGTGAGCAGGGCACCCCAGAGATTCAGATTGCGACTGTAACCAACTTCCCGCACGGCAACGATGACATTGACATCGCGCTGGCAGAAACCCGCGCGGCTATCGCTTACGGTGCCGACGAAGTGGATGTGGTTTTCCCGTATCGCGCGCTGATTGCCGGTAATCGCGAAATCGGCTTTGAACTGGTGAAAGCCTGTAAAGAAGCCTGCGCCGCCGCTAACGTGCTGCTGAAAGTGATTATCGAAACCGGTGAGTTGAAAGAGGAAGCGCTGATCCGTGCCGCTTCTGAAATTGCCATTGATGCGGGTGCTGATTTCATCAAAACCTCCACCGGTAAAGTGCCGGTCAACGCCACACCAGAAGTGGCGGCGATCATGATGCAAGTAATCCGTGATAAAGGCGTCAAGCAGCAGGTCGGTTTCAAACCGGCGGGTGGCGTACGTACCGCCGAAGATGCGGCCATCTATCTGGAACTGGCAGACGATATCCTCGGCGAAGGCTGGGCGGATGCGCGTCATTTCCGCTTTGGCGCGTCAAGCCTGTTGGCAAGCCTGCTAAACACGCTGGGCCACGCAACGGCGACCAGTAAGACGGGTTATTGA